In a single window of the Manis pentadactyla isolate mManPen7 chromosome 14, mManPen7.hap1, whole genome shotgun sequence genome:
- the ZNF70 gene encoding zinc finger protein 70: protein MEVPPATKLGETFAFQDRLEMQEELFSEEDLGDPFLQERGLEQMAVIYKEIPLGEQDEEHDDYEGNFSLCSSPVQHQSGPSVNIPQDDEIFAPAFLQKSDLSICQIIHSGEEPSKHDCGKVGREDLVPNESHRTAQPAKPYACRECGKAFSQSSHLLRHLVIHTGEKPYECCECGKAFSQSSHLLRHQIIHTGEKPYECRECGKAFRQSSALTQHQKTHTGKRPYECRECGKDFSRSSSLRKHERIHTGEKPYQCKECGKSFNQSSGLSQHRKIHTLKKPHECDLCGKAFCHRSHLIRHQRIHTGKKPYKCEECGKAFSQSSNLIEHRKTHTGEKPYKCHKCGKAFSQSSSLIEHQRIHTGEKPYECGQCGKAFCHSSALIQHQRIHTGKKPYACNECGKAFRHRSALIEHYKTHTREKPYECNKCGKSFRGSSHLIRHQKIHAGEKL from the coding sequence ATGGAGGTACCCCCAGCAACCAAGCTTGGCGAGACTTTTGCATTTCAGGATAGGTTAGAGATGCAGGAAGAACTTTTCTCAGAGGAGGACCTGGGGGACCCTTTTCTTCAAGAAAGAGGTTTAGAACAAATGGCTGTTATCTACAAGGAGATCCCTCTTGGGGAACAAGACGAGGAGCATGATGATTATGAGGGAAATTTCAGTCTGTGTTCAAGCCCTGTTCAGCATCAGAGTGGCCCCTCAGTGAACATACCCCAGGATGATGAAATATTTGCCCCAGCCTTCCTCCAGAAATCAGACCTTAGCATATGTCAGATAATCCACAGTGGAGAAGAACCCAGCAAACATGATTGTGGAAAAGTGGGTAGGGAGGACTTGGTCCCTAACGAATCTCACAGGACTGCACAACCAGCAAAGCCCTATGCATGTCgggagtgtgggaaggccttCAGCCAGAGCTCACACCTTCTCAGGCACCTGGTAATCCACACGGGGGAGAAGCCCTATGAGTGCTGTGAGTGTGGGAAGGCTTTCAGCCAGAGCTCACACCTTCTCAGACACCAGATAATCCATACCGGGGAGAAGCCCTACGAATGCCgggaatgtgggaaagcctttcgCCAGAGCTCAGCCCTTACGCAACATCAGAAAACACACACTGGGAAGAGACCCTATGAGTGTAGAGAATGTGGAAAAGATTTCAGTAGGAGCTCAAGTCTCAGAAAACATGAGAgaattcacactggagagaaaccttatcagtgtaaggaatgtgggaaatCCTTCAACCAGAGTTCAGGCCTGAGCCAGCATCGGAAAATCCACACTCTAAAGAAACCCCATGAATGTGACCTCTGCGGGAAAGCCTTCTGTCACAGGTCCCATCTCATCCGGCACCAGAGAATACACACAGGGAAGAAACCATACAAATGTGAAGAGTGTGGGAAGGCCTTCAGCCAGAGCTCCAACCTGATTGAACATCGTAAGACTCACACTGGTGAGAAACCCTACAAATGCCATaagtgtgggaaagccttcagccAGAGCTCCTCCCTTATCGAGCACCAGCGGATCCACACAGGGGAGAAGCCCTATGAGTGTGGCCAGTGTGGGAAGGCCTTCTGCCACAGCTCTGCACTGATTCAGCACCAGAGAATCCACACTGGGAAGAAACCCTATGCATGCAATGAGTGTGGCAAAGCCTTCCGGCACAGGTCTGCCCTCATCGAGCATTATAAAACCCACACCAGAGAGAAACCCTATGAGTGTAACAAATGTGGCAAGTCCTTCAGGGGGAGCTCGCACCTTATTCGACATCAGAAAATTCATGCTGGGGAGAAGCTCTAG
- the VPREB3 gene encoding pre-B lymphocyte protein 3 encodes MACWHLALFLTGALLAVFQPVLAQPDALLIFPGQVAQLSCILSPRHATIGEYGVSWYQQRAGSAPRYLLYFRSEEDYHRSPDIPDRFSAATDIAHNACILTISPVQPEDDADYYCSVGYLS; translated from the exons ATGGCCTGCTGGCATCTGGCCCTCTTTCTTACTGGGGCCCTCCTGGCAG TTTTCCAGCCAGTCCTGGCCCAGCCTGATGCACTGCTGATCTTCCCAGGCCAAGTGGCCCAGCTCTCCTGTATACTTAGCCCCCGCCATGCCACCATCGGGGAGTATGGTGTGTCTTGGTACCAGCAGCGGGCAGGCAGTGCCCCCCGCTACCTCCTTTACTTCCGCTCAGAGGAGGACTACCACCGGTCCCCTGACATCCCTGACCGCTTCTCAGCAGCCACAGACATAGCCCACAATGCCTGCATCCTGACCATCAGTCCTGTGCAGCCTGAGGACGACGCAGATTATTACTGCTCTGTGGGCTACCTGTCCTAG
- the C14H22orf15 gene encoding uncharacterized protein C22orf15 homolog isoform X2, giving the protein MLITVMFGAGCRELLNPWCSLVTLAAHLRQRGQVPPDASIALLSEDGHLVSLGEGLEEGASQAPPMGSTLLQERGTYVLVQIIKGEGGVPTRYESLLENLGDWCPELAEELRWLSGLPPMGDGRRRRTGTWRGHQEQGPPSRLRKVGSLPSRTH; this is encoded by the exons ATGCTTATCACAGTGATGTTTGGAG CGGGCTGCAGGGAGCTGCTGAACCCCTGGTGCAGCCTGGTGACCCTCGCAGCCCACCTGAGGCAGAGGGGGCAGGTGCCCCCAGATG caAGCATCGCCCTCCTGTCTGAGGATGGACACCTGGTGAGCCTGGGGGAGGGCCTGGAGGAGGGGGCTTCCCAGGCCCCCCCTATGGGCAGCACCCTGCTACAGGAGCGTGGGACCTATGTCCTCGTGCAGATCATCA AGGGGGAGGGCGGGGTGCCTACCCGCTATGAGTCCCTGCTGGAGAACCTGGGTGACTGGTGTCCAGAGCTGGCAG AGGAGCTACGCTGGCTGTCTGGCTTACCCCCGATGGGTGATGGCCGGAGGAGACGCACAGGCACATGGCGTGGCCACCAGGAGCAAGGCCCTCCTTCAAGGCTCCGAAAGGTGGGCTCCTTACCATCAAGGACCCACTAG
- the C14H22orf15 gene encoding uncharacterized protein C22orf15 homolog isoform X1 — MLILPPQTLFLGNWWEGISCPDILAAPTAMETSLKAGRGSVVSCCSDPEVEGWGIKAPHLPPLPCSMLITVMFGAGCRELLNPWCSLVTLAAHLRQRGQVPPDASIALLSEDGHLVSLGEGLEEGASQAPPMGSTLLQERGTYVLVQIIKGEGGVPTRYESLLENLGDWCPELAEELRWLSGLPPMGDGRRRRTGTWRGHQEQGPPSRLRKVGSLPSRTH; from the exons ATGCTCATACTCCCGCCCCAGACCCTGTTTCTGGGAAACTGGTGGGAAGGCATTTCCTGCCCAGACATCTTGGCAGCTCCCACTGCCATGGAGACCAGCCTGAAAGCTGGGAGGGGCTCAGTCGTCTCCTGCTGCTCTGACCCT GAAGTGGAGGGCTGGGGGATCAAAGCCCCACATCTGCCTCCTCTCCCCTGCAGCATGCTTATCACAGTGATGTTTGGAG CGGGCTGCAGGGAGCTGCTGAACCCCTGGTGCAGCCTGGTGACCCTCGCAGCCCACCTGAGGCAGAGGGGGCAGGTGCCCCCAGATG caAGCATCGCCCTCCTGTCTGAGGATGGACACCTGGTGAGCCTGGGGGAGGGCCTGGAGGAGGGGGCTTCCCAGGCCCCCCCTATGGGCAGCACCCTGCTACAGGAGCGTGGGACCTATGTCCTCGTGCAGATCATCA AGGGGGAGGGCGGGGTGCCTACCCGCTATGAGTCCCTGCTGGAGAACCTGGGTGACTGGTGTCCAGAGCTGGCAG AGGAGCTACGCTGGCTGTCTGGCTTACCCCCGATGGGTGATGGCCGGAGGAGACGCACAGGCACATGGCGTGGCCACCAGGAGCAAGGCCCTCCTTCAAGGCTCCGAAAGGTGGGCTCCTTACCATCAAGGACCCACTAG